The Aquidulcibacter paucihalophilus genome has a window encoding:
- the ugpC gene encoding sn-glycerol-3-phosphate ABC transporter ATP-binding protein UgpC, with protein MADVRLTGVTKSFGTTQVLKGVDLEIADGEFVVFVGPSGCGKSTLLRTIAGLEEATGGDIAIGGKVVNDLSPSDRGIAMVFQSYALYPHMSVYENMAFGLKLAKADKAEIDRRVRGAAETLNITDYLDRKPKALSGGQRQRVAIGRAIVREPQVFLFDEPLSNLDAALRVRMRYEFASLHERLKTTMVYVTHDQVEAMTLADRIVVLNAGRIEQVGKPMELYERPRNLFVAEFIGSPKMNLLPAEIVTGTAKGATVRTAAGDRLKVAVNAARARVGDRVTLGVRPEHLTTAGKGDVISAEVVFVETLGHATYAYLTAGEEPVTVLLPGDVRPATGETLSLRVPADQAHLFDADGEAFDRLQA; from the coding sequence ATGGCGGACGTCCGGCTGACCGGCGTGACCAAGAGCTTCGGGACCACCCAGGTTCTGAAAGGCGTCGACCTCGAGATCGCCGACGGCGAGTTCGTGGTCTTCGTCGGGCCGTCGGGCTGCGGCAAGTCCACCCTGCTGCGCACCATCGCGGGTCTGGAAGAGGCGACCGGCGGCGACATCGCCATCGGCGGCAAGGTCGTCAACGACCTGTCGCCGTCCGACCGGGGCATCGCCATGGTGTTCCAGTCCTACGCCCTCTATCCGCACATGAGCGTTTACGAGAACATGGCCTTCGGCCTGAAGCTGGCCAAGGCGGACAAGGCCGAGATCGACCGGCGCGTGCGCGGGGCGGCCGAGACGTTGAACATCACCGACTATCTGGACCGCAAGCCCAAGGCCCTGTCCGGCGGCCAGCGCCAGCGCGTCGCCATCGGCCGGGCCATCGTGCGCGAGCCGCAGGTCTTCCTGTTCGACGAGCCCCTGTCCAACCTCGACGCCGCCCTGCGGGTGCGGATGCGCTATGAGTTCGCCAGCCTGCACGAGCGGCTGAAAACGACCATGGTCTATGTCACCCACGACCAGGTCGAGGCCATGACCCTGGCCGACCGGATCGTGGTGCTGAACGCCGGCCGGATCGAACAGGTCGGCAAGCCGATGGAGCTGTATGAGCGGCCGCGGAACCTTTTCGTGGCCGAGTTCATCGGCAGTCCGAAGATGAACCTGCTGCCCGCCGAGATCGTCACAGGGACGGCGAAAGGCGCGACCGTGCGCACCGCCGCCGGTGACCGCCTGAAGGTGGCCGTCAACGCGGCCCGGGCCAGGGTGGGCGACAGGGTCACGCTCGGCGTGCGGCCCGAGCATCTGACGACCGCCGGCAAGGGCGACGTGATCTCGGCGGAAGTCGTCTTCGTCGAGACCCTCGGTCATGCCACCTATGCCTATCTGACCGCGGGCGAGGAGCCGGTCACGGTCCTGCTGCCCGGCGATGTGCGGCCGGCCACGGGCGAGACCCTGAGCCTCAGGGTTCCGGCGGATCAGGCGCATCTGTTCGACGCCGACGGCGAGGCTTTCGATCGGCTGCAGGCCTGA
- a CDS encoding DEAD/DEAH box helicase: protein MPFPASHPALDRALSERGYAEPTPVQSAVLEAEPGRDLLVSAQTGSGKTVAFGLALAPTLLGEAEKFAEFGAPVALVIAPTRELALQVSNELQWLYAKTGARIVSCVGGMDPKVERQALNRGCHIVVGTPGRLRDHLERGSLDLTTLQAVVLDEADEMLDMGFHEDLTFILETAPAERRTLMFSATLARDIVQLAKTYQKDALRIDTVAGNASHADIEYKAIRVAPNEVELAVVNVLRYFEAPGALVFANTRERVKHLTSSLRERGFSVVGLSGELTQSQRSEALQALRDGHARVCVATDVAARGLDLPDLGLVIHAEIPVNKAGLLHRSGRTGRAGKKGVSVLLVSYTRRRKVELMLQSASIKAEWSGPPSAEMILANDQARMLADPVLIAPVEDEAVLALGKQLLEKSSPEQIAAALIRLYQQKLPAPEDVYDDDRMKRQQETGKNDKGQPDVPYTDFARGGDMVWYRINIGRDKNADPKWLMPTICRLGHVTKRDIGSIKIFERETKFEITQEMQAKFEAAVALGLEDGVKIDPAVKPGPSEKPVSRWDKKPAGDRPSGDRPERKPWKAREEGGDKPAWKPREDRPEGAKKPWVKREDSAPAAEGKKPWVKREETGEKPAWKAREDRPQGEKKPWVKRDDAPAPAAEGKKPWVKRTPTDPTPDGKKPWVKKPPVEGKTPWTPRSDAETAPAAAAGDRPWKGKPKGGDRPWAAKDARGKPAGAKPPYKAKGPR, encoded by the coding sequence ATGCCCTTCCCCGCCAGTCATCCCGCGCTCGACCGCGCCCTTTCCGAACGCGGCTATGCCGAGCCCACGCCGGTACAATCCGCCGTGCTGGAGGCCGAACCGGGCCGCGATCTGCTGGTCTCTGCCCAGACCGGTTCGGGCAAGACCGTCGCCTTCGGTCTGGCCCTCGCCCCCACCCTGCTGGGTGAGGCCGAGAAATTCGCCGAGTTCGGCGCGCCTGTGGCCCTGGTCATCGCCCCGACCCGCGAACTGGCCCTGCAGGTCTCGAACGAGCTGCAATGGCTCTACGCCAAGACCGGTGCCCGGATCGTCTCCTGCGTCGGCGGCATGGACCCCAAGGTCGAGCGCCAGGCGCTGAACCGCGGCTGTCACATCGTGGTCGGCACGCCCGGCCGTCTGCGCGACCACCTCGAGCGCGGCTCGCTCGACCTGACGACCCTGCAGGCCGTCGTGCTCGATGAAGCCGACGAAATGCTCGACATGGGCTTCCACGAGGACCTGACCTTCATCCTCGAAACGGCCCCGGCCGAGCGCCGCACGCTGATGTTCTCGGCCACCCTGGCGCGCGACATCGTGCAGCTGGCCAAGACCTATCAGAAGGACGCGCTGCGGATCGACACGGTCGCGGGCAACGCCTCGCACGCCGACATCGAATACAAGGCCATCCGCGTCGCCCCGAACGAGGTCGAACTGGCCGTCGTCAACGTGCTTCGCTATTTCGAGGCCCCCGGCGCGCTGGTGTTCGCCAATACGCGCGAGCGGGTGAAACACCTGACCTCGTCCCTGCGCGAGCGTGGCTTCTCCGTCGTCGGCCTGTCCGGCGAACTGACCCAGAGCCAGCGTTCGGAGGCCCTGCAGGCCCTGCGCGACGGCCACGCCCGCGTCTGCGTCGCCACCGACGTCGCCGCGCGCGGCCTCGACCTGCCCGATCTGGGGCTGGTCATCCACGCTGAGATCCCGGTCAACAAGGCCGGCCTGCTGCACCGCTCGGGCCGTACGGGCCGCGCCGGCAAGAAGGGCGTCTCCGTCCTGCTGGTCAGCTACACGCGCCGCCGCAAGGTCGAGCTGATGCTGCAATCGGCCTCGATCAAGGCCGAATGGAGCGGCCCGCCCTCGGCCGAGATGATCCTCGCCAACGACCAGGCCCGCATGCTGGCCGACCCGGTTCTGATCGCGCCGGTCGAGGACGAAGCCGTCCTGGCCCTCGGCAAACAGCTTCTCGAGAAGAGCTCGCCGGAACAGATCGCGGCCGCCCTGATCCGCCTCTACCAGCAGAAACTGCCCGCCCCGGAAGACGTCTACGACGACGACCGGATGAAGCGTCAGCAGGAGACCGGCAAGAACGACAAGGGCCAGCCGGATGTTCCGTACACGGACTTTGCCCGCGGCGGCGACATGGTCTGGTACCGGATCAACATCGGCCGCGACAAGAACGCCGACCCGAAATGGCTGATGCCGACCATCTGCCGGCTGGGCCATGTCACGAAGCGCGACATCGGCTCGATCAAGATCTTCGAGCGCGAGACCAAGTTCGAGATCACCCAGGAGATGCAGGCAAAGTTCGAGGCCGCCGTGGCCCTCGGCCTCGAGGACGGCGTCAAGATCGATCCGGCGGTCAAGCCCGGCCCGTCCGAGAAGCCCGTCAGCCGCTGGGACAAGAAGCCCGCCGGCGACCGCCCCTCGGGCGACCGTCCGGAGCGCAAGCCCTGGAAGGCCCGCGAGGAAGGCGGCGACAAGCCGGCCTGGAAGCCGCGCGAGGACCGGCCCGAAGGCGCGAAGAAGCCGTGGGTCAAGCGTGAGGACTCCGCCCCCGCCGCCGAGGGCAAGAAGCCCTGGGTCAAGCGCGAGGAGACCGGCGAAAAGCCTGCGTGGAAGGCCCGCGAGGACCGTCCGCAGGGTGAGAAGAAGCCGTGGGTGAAGCGGGACGACGCCCCTGCCCCGGCCGCCGAAGGCAAGAAGCCCTGGGTCAAGCGCACGCCGACCGATCCGACGCCGGACGGCAAGAAGCCGTGGGTGAAGAAGCCGCCGGTTGAGGGCAAGACGCCCTGGACGCCGCGCTCCGACGCCGAGACCGCCCCTGCCGCCGCCGCCGGCGATCGCCCCTGGAAGGGCAAGCCCAAGGGCGGCGATCGTCCGTGGGCCGCAAAGGACGCGCGCGGCAAGCCGGCCGGAGCCAAGCCGCCGTACAAGGCCAAGGGGCCGCGCTGA